The Cellulomonas shaoxiangyii sequence ACCAGTGTGCCTCATGTTCGACCTGGACGCACCGACGACTCGCTCACACCACGGCCCCGCACCGGGCGGCGAGTGGGCGCGGGCCCGCCTCACGCGGCGTCCTCGCCCCGCGCGGTCCCCCACGCCGCGTCGTCCTGCTCGAGCACGACCAGCACGCTGCCGGGGCCGACCTGGGCGCCCGGCGAGGCGACCACCTCCCGCACCCGGCCGGCGGCCGGGGCCACGACCGGTGCCTCCATCTTCATCGCCTCGACGGCCAGGAGCGTCTGCCCCGCCTCGACCGTGTCCCCGGGACGCACGTCGACGCGGACGACGTTGGCGGCGAACGACGCCTCGACGGCCGTGCACCCCTCCGGCACCACGACCTGCGGCTCGGCGGGCGGCGCGGCGACGTCGTGGACGCGGTCGAGCTCCCCCGCCGCCGCCCACGCGTCGCGCTCCGCCCGGAACGCCGCGGCCTGCTGCTCGCGGAACCGCGCGATCGACGCCGCGTTCTCGGCCAGGAACCGCTCGTGGTCGGCGAGGACGAACTCCCCCTCCTCGACGCGCAGCGCCAGCCGCCCCGCCGCCATGTCGGCGCGCATCTCGAGGAGCTCGTCGGGCGCGACCTCGTACCAGCGGATGCGGTCGAAGAACCGCAGCAGCCACGGCGTGCCGGCCTCGAACGCGCCGCGCTGGCGCAGCGTCGACCACACGGGCACCGTCCGGCCGACGAACTGGTAGCCGCCCGGCCCCTCCATGCCGTAGATGCACAGGTAGGCACCGCCGATGCCGACGGCGTTCTGCGGCGTCCACGTGCGGGCCGGGTTGTACTTCGTGGTGACGAGCCGGTGGCGCGGGTCCAGCGGGGTGGCGACGGGCGCGCCGAGGTAGACGTCGCCCAGACCCAGCACGAGGTACTCGGCGTCGAACACCGTGCGGTGCACGTCCTGCACCGACGCGAGCCCGTTGACGCGGCGGATGAACTCGATGTTCCACGGGCACCAGGGCGCGTCGTCCCGCACGCCGTTCATGTACCGCTCGATCGCCTCGCGCGTCGACGGGTCGTCCCACGACAGGGGCAGGTGCACCGTGCGGCTCGGCACGCGCAGGTCGTGCGTGGGCGGCAGGGCGTCGTCCGCGGCGCGCACGACGTCGACGAGGGTGGCGACGCTCGTGACGGCCGGGTCGAGGTGCACCTGGAGGGACCGGATGCCCGGCGTGAGCTCGACGACGCCGGCGAGGTCCCCCGCGTCGACGCGCGCCTGGAGCGCCGTCATGAGGGCGTGCACGCGGATGCGGACGCCGAGGTCGAGGCGCATGGGCCCGTACTCGGCGAGGACGTTGGCGTCCCCGCTGCGCCGCAGCGTGAGCTCGGGCACGTCGTCGGTCGCGGCGCGGCGCGCGAGGATGCCGCCGTCGGTCACGGGGGCGCGGTCGGGGACCGCGTCGGTGAGCGGGGCGTCGGCGAGGCGCGCGGCCTGCGCGTCGGTGACGGGCACGAAGCGCACGGTGTCGCCCGGGCGCAGCTGCCCGAGCTTCCACAGGTGCCCGGTCGCGACGGTCGCCGGGCACGTGAACCCGCCGAGGCTCGGCCCGTCCGGCCCGAGCAGGATCGGCAGGTCGCCCGTGTAGTCGACCGCGCCGACGGCGTACGGCGTGTCGTGGATGTTCGACGGGTGCAGACCCGCCTCGCCGCCGTCGGGGCGGGCCCACCGCGGCCGCGGCCCGACGAGCCGCACGCCCGTGCGCGCGGAGTTGAAGTGCACCTCCCAGTCCGCGGCGTGGAACGCCTCGACGTCCTCGGGCAGGAAGAACTCGGGGGCGGCGTGCGGGCCCTCGAGCGCCGCGAGCTCCCACCGGTCGCCGATCGCCGGGCGCTCGGCCGGCGGCACGGGGGCGACGTCGTGCGGCACCGCCGGCGTCGCGAGCGGGACGAGGTCGCCCGTGCGCAGGGCGCGGCCCGTGACGCCGCCGATCTCGCCGAGGTCGAACGTGCTGGCCGAGCCGAGCACCGGGACGACGTCGAGCCCGCCCTCCACCAGCAGGTACGTGCGCATGCCCGCGGTCGCGGTGCCGATGCTCAGCACGGCGCCGGCGGGGACCTCGACCGGCTCCCACAGCGGCACGGGCGTCCCGTCGACGTCGACCGGTGCCGGCGCCCCCGTGACCACGACGCGCGCGGCGGTGCGGAAGCGCAGCGCCGGGCCCGTCATCGTGCACTCCAGGCCCGGGGCGCCCGGGGGGTTGCCCAGCGCCCGGTTGCCGGCCGCGAACGACCACGTGTCCATCGGCCCCGACGGCGGGATGCCCACCGGCCACAGCCCCACGCGGCCCGGCAGGTCCTGCACGGTCGTCAGCATGCCGGGGCGCAGCACCTCGAACCGCGGCGTGGCGTCGACCAGGCCGTCGAGCGTGCGCGTGCTGTGCGCGGCCGCGGCGACGTCCGCGTGGGCGGCGGCCACCCGCAGCAGGCCGAGGTTCGTCGCGACGCCGTCGACGCGCGTGGCCGCGAGCGCCGCGCGCAGGCCCGCCCACGCCGCCTCCCGGTCCGGCCCGTGCACGACGACCTTGGCCAGCAGGGGGTCGTAGTGCGTGCTGACCTGCGTGCCGACCTCGAGCCACGTGTCGACGCGCACGCCGTCGGGCAGCGCGAGGTGCGTGACGGTGCCGGCGCTGGGCACGCCCCCGAGGTCCGTGTTCTCGGCGTACACGCGTGCCTCGACCGCGGCGCCCACCAGCGCGGCCGGCGCCTCGTCGAGCACCGCGCGCTCCCCCTGCGCGAGCCGCAGCATCCAGGCGACGAGGTCGATGCCGTGCACGGCCTCGGTGACCGGGTGCTCGACCTGCAGACGCGTGTTCACCTCGAGGAACGCGGCCTCCTCGCGGTCGGGGTCGTAGACGTACTCGACCGTCCCGGCCGAGCGGTAGCCCACCGACGCGCACAGGTCCCGGGCCGCGTCGGTGATGCGGGTGCGCACGGCGTCGGGCAGGCCCGGGGTCGGCGTCTCCTCGACGACCTTCTGGTTGCGCCGCTGCAGCGTGCAGTCGCGGTCACCGAGCGTCACGACCCGCCCCGCGCCGTCGCCGAAGACCTGCACCTCGACGTGCCGGGCCCGCGCGACCAGCCGCTCCAGGAACACGGCGCCCGACGCGAACGCCGCGCCCGCGACCCGCCGGACGTCGTCCCACGCGCCCCGCAGGTCGTCGGGGCCGTGGCACGCGCGCATGCCGATGCCACCACCGCCGGCCGTCGCCTTGAGCATGACGGGGTACCCGACGGCGTCGGCGGCGGCGAGCGCCTCGTCGAGCGAGCCGAGCAGGTCGGTGCCCGGCAGCAGGGGCACGCCCGCGGCGTGCGCGGCGGCGCGCGCGGTGTGCTTGGCGCCGAAGACCTCGAGCTGCTCGGGCGTCGGGCCGACGAACACGAGCCCCGCGGCCTCGCAGGCGCGCGCGAACCCGGCGTTCTCCGAGAGGAAGCCGTACCCGGGGTGCACCGCGCCGGCGCCGCTCGCGAGCGCCGCGCGCACGACGCGGTCCACGTCGAGGTAGCTCTCCGCCGCGGGTGGCGGGCCGAGCAGGACGGCCTCGTCGGCGAGCTCGGTGTGCAGGGCGCCGCGGTCGGCCTCGGAGAAGACGGCGACGGTGCGCAGGCCCAGGTCGCGCGCGCTGCGCAGGATCCGCACGGCGATCTCGCCGCGGTTCGCGACGAGCAGGGTGTCGAAGCGTGCCATCACGCGGCTCCCTCGTCCGCGCCGGCGTCCTCGCCCGACCACACGACCATCTCGGCGCGGCTCGGGTCGAACCCGTTGCACGGGTTGTTCACCTGGGGGCAGTTCGAGACGACGACGAGCACGTCGCGCTCGGCGCGCACGCTCACGCGCAGGCCGGGCGCGGAGATCCCGTCCACGATGCCGAGCGCGCCGTCGGCGTCGACCGGCACGTTCATGAACCAGTTGACGTTCGACACCTGGTCGCGCTTACCCATCCCGTACCGCGACAGCTCGGCGAGGAAGTTGTCCGCGCAGGCGTGCTGCGCCCACGTGTGGTGGCCGTAGCGCAGCGCGTTCGACTCCTTCGAGCAGGCCCCGCCGAGCGTGTCGTGGCGCTCCACGTCGTCGTCGACGACCGTCAGGAGCGCGTCGCCGTCCGCCGTGCGCAGCACCGAGCCCCGCACGAGGAACACCGACCCCTGCTCCGCGAGCGTGGCCTGCGCGCTGTAGGCGTTCGCGGTGTCGTGCGCGTCGTAGGCGAGGAAGTCGACGGCCTGGTTGCCGTCGACGTCGACGACCGTCAGCACCTGCCCCCGTCGCAGCACGTGCGACCAGGGCGAGCGGGGCGCGACGGTCTCGCGGTGCAGCACGCGGCCGAAGGTGTGGCGCCCGGCAGCGCTCGCCGGGCTCGTCGTCGTGGTCATGCGATCCCCCGGGCGGTGAGGTGGTCGGTGGTGGCGAGGAAGGCGCGGCGACCCTCGGGCGTGGCGTCCCAGAGCGGGTCGGACGGCGCGGTCGGGGCGCCGCGCCAGGCGACGACGTCGACGGGGCCGCAGCTCCAGCGCTCGCGCGGGTCCAGCGGGTGCGCGGTGGCGGCCAGCAGCAGCACCGCGGGCATCTCGAGGCGGAGCACGACGCTCGCACCCGGCCCCGCGGAGCCGGTCGGCTCGGCCGTGCCGTCGGGCGCCACGCGCACGCCCTGGAAGAACGTCACGCACGGCGGCACGTCGCGCCGCGACAGCCCCTGCTTGGCCGCGGCGAGGACCAGCAGCTCGCGGCCGGCGGGCGACCCGCCGTGCGGGCCGGCGTCGCCGTACCGGCGCTCGTTGCGCGCGCGTGACGACGTGCCGAACACGGCGTCGTGGTGGCCGGACGTGTCCTCGACGACCGTCGCGAGCACGCGGCCCTGGTCCGACAGCAGCAGCTGCCCCACGCCCGTGTAGACCTGCCACTGCACCTTGACGGTGTCGGCCACGTTGAGGCGCTCGTGCGTCCGACCGGCGCTGTGCAGGACGACCGCGACGCTCGCGTCGCCGGTGACGTCCGTGAGGCGCACGTGCGTGCCGCGGGCGAGCTCGCGGTGGGCGTACCCGCCACCCGCGACCCGCTCCGCCCAGACGAGGTCGTCCGCCCCGGGGCCGACGGGCAGACCGCCCGCGAGCGCGGCGGCGGGGACGGCGGACGCGGGCAGCCACGGCCGCTCGGCGACGACCGTGCCCTCCTGCGCGCGGGCGTGGGCGCGGGCGCCCGCGGTGGTCGACGTCCCGGCCTCGCTCGTGGCGCTCATGCGCTCACCCCTTTTTCTGTCGGTGGACAGAAAGGAGCGAACACCGGTGCCGTGACGTCCCGATGTGCGCGGTGTTGCGCGGCTGTTACCGATGGCACGGGCGTCGTGCGCGGAGGTCCGCGCGGGCACGGCTGCTAGCGTCGGCGCCCATGCCCCGCCGCACCGGACGCCCGCGGACCGCGGGCGACTCCCCCACCGGCCTCGGCACGCGCGAGGACATCCTGCACGCGGGGGCGCGCCTGTTCTGCACGGTCGGGTACGGCAGCACCAGCACGCACGCGCTCGCCGAGGTCGCCGGCGTGCGGCAGGCCACGCTCTACCACCACTTCCCCGGCAAGCACGCGGTGCTGCTCGAGCTGCTGCTGGGCACGGTGCAGCCGTCCCTCGACGCCGCCCGTGCGCTCCTGCGCCGCGACGAGCCGGCCCCCGCCCGCCTGTGGGCGCTCGCGGCCGGCGACGTCCGGCTGCTGTGCGCGGGCGAGGACAACCTCGGCGCGCTGTACCTGCTCCCCGAGCTCGACGACGAGCGGTTCGCCGCCTTCCACGCCCGGCGCACCGAGCTGGAGGCCGCCTACCGCGAGCTCGTGGCCGCGTGCGGCGTGGCCCCGGACGACGTCGTGCGCACCGCCGCGCTCGTGCT is a genomic window containing:
- the uca gene encoding urea carboxylase codes for the protein MARFDTLLVANRGEIAVRILRSARDLGLRTVAVFSEADRGALHTELADEAVLLGPPPAAESYLDVDRVVRAALASGAGAVHPGYGFLSENAGFARACEAAGLVFVGPTPEQLEVFGAKHTARAAAHAAGVPLLPGTDLLGSLDEALAAADAVGYPVMLKATAGGGGIGMRACHGPDDLRGAWDDVRRVAGAAFASGAVFLERLVARARHVEVQVFGDGAGRVVTLGDRDCTLQRRNQKVVEETPTPGLPDAVRTRITDAARDLCASVGYRSAGTVEYVYDPDREEAAFLEVNTRLQVEHPVTEAVHGIDLVAWMLRLAQGERAVLDEAPAALVGAAVEARVYAENTDLGGVPSAGTVTHLALPDGVRVDTWLEVGTQVSTHYDPLLAKVVVHGPDREAAWAGLRAALAATRVDGVATNLGLLRVAAAHADVAAAAHSTRTLDGLVDATPRFEVLRPGMLTTVQDLPGRVGLWPVGIPPSGPMDTWSFAAGNRALGNPPGAPGLECTMTGPALRFRTAARVVVTGAPAPVDVDGTPVPLWEPVEVPAGAVLSIGTATAGMRTYLLVEGGLDVVPVLGSASTFDLGEIGGVTGRALRTGDLVPLATPAVPHDVAPVPPAERPAIGDRWELAALEGPHAAPEFFLPEDVEAFHAADWEVHFNSARTGVRLVGPRPRWARPDGGEAGLHPSNIHDTPYAVGAVDYTGDLPILLGPDGPSLGGFTCPATVATGHLWKLGQLRPGDTVRFVPVTDAQAARLADAPLTDAVPDRAPVTDGGILARRAATDDVPELTLRRSGDANVLAEYGPMRLDLGVRIRVHALMTALQARVDAGDLAGVVELTPGIRSLQVHLDPAVTSVATLVDVVRAADDALPPTHDLRVPSRTVHLPLSWDDPSTREAIERYMNGVRDDAPWCPWNIEFIRRVNGLASVQDVHRTVFDAEYLVLGLGDVYLGAPVATPLDPRHRLVTTKYNPARTWTPQNAVGIGGAYLCIYGMEGPGGYQFVGRTVPVWSTLRQRGAFEAGTPWLLRFFDRIRWYEVAPDELLEMRADMAAGRLALRVEEGEFVLADHERFLAENAASIARFREQQAAAFRAERDAWAAAGELDRVHDVAAPPAEPQVVVPEGCTAVEASFAANVVRVDVRPGDTVEAGQTLLAVEAMKMEAPVVAPAAGRVREVVASPGAQVGPGSVLVVLEQDDAAWGTARGEDAA
- a CDS encoding urea amidolyase associated protein UAAP2, with the protein product MTTTTSPASAAGRHTFGRVLHRETVAPRSPWSHVLRRGQVLTVVDVDGNQAVDFLAYDAHDTANAYSAQATLAEQGSVFLVRGSVLRTADGDALLTVVDDDVERHDTLGGACSKESNALRYGHHTWAQHACADNFLAELSRYGMGKRDQVSNVNWFMNVPVDADGALGIVDGISAPGLRVSVRAERDVLVVVSNCPQVNNPCNGFDPSRAEMVVWSGEDAGADEGAA
- a CDS encoding urea amidolyase associated protein UAAP1, which codes for MSATSEAGTSTTAGARAHARAQEGTVVAERPWLPASAVPAAALAGGLPVGPGADDLVWAERVAGGGYAHRELARGTHVRLTDVTGDASVAVVLHSAGRTHERLNVADTVKVQWQVYTGVGQLLLSDQGRVLATVVEDTSGHHDAVFGTSSRARNERRYGDAGPHGGSPAGRELLVLAAAKQGLSRRDVPPCVTFFQGVRVAPDGTAEPTGSAGPGASVVLRLEMPAVLLLAATAHPLDPRERWSCGPVDVVAWRGAPTAPSDPLWDATPEGRRAFLATTDHLTARGIA
- a CDS encoding TetR/AcrR family transcriptional regulator yields the protein MPRRTGRPRTAGDSPTGLGTREDILHAGARLFCTVGYGSTSTHALAEVAGVRQATLYHHFPGKHAVLLELLLGTVQPSLDAARALLRRDEPAPARLWALAAGDVRLLCAGEDNLGALYLLPELDDERFAAFHARRTELEAAYRELVAACGVAPDDVVRTAALVLGLVESVILQRRRSPATLDARTPDAVADAALALVGLEPAHRAAHAAAGRRLTATADVAAG